The following are encoded together in the Streptomyces tsukubensis genome:
- a CDS encoding aspartate aminotransferase family protein → MGNPIVVSKDLSQTAYDHLWMHFTRMSSYENAAVPTIVRGEGTYIYDDKGKRYLDGLAGLFVVQAGHGRAELAETAAKQAKELAFFPIWSYAHPSAVELAERLAHYAPGDLNKVFFTTGGGEAVETAWKLAKQYFKLVGKPTKHKVISRAVAYHGTPQGALSITGLPALKAPFEPLVPGAHKVPNTNIYRAPIFGDDPEAFGRWAADQIEQQILFEGPDTVAAVFLEPVQNAGGCFPPPPGYFQRVREICDQYDVLLVSDEVICAFGRLGTMFACDKFGYVPDMITCAKGMTSGYSPIGACVVSDRLAEPFYKGDNTFLHGYTFGGHPVSAAVGVANLDIFEREGLNQHVLDNEGAFLSTLQKLHDLPVVGDVRGNGFFYGIELVKDKTTKESFTDEESERVLYGFVSKKLFEYGLYCRADDRGDPVIQLSPPLVSDQSTFDEIESIVRQVLTEAWSKI, encoded by the coding sequence GTGGGGAACCCGATAGTCGTGAGCAAGGACCTCTCCCAGACCGCGTACGACCACCTGTGGATGCATTTCACCCGGATGTCCTCGTACGAGAACGCCGCCGTGCCGACCATCGTGCGCGGCGAAGGCACCTATATCTACGACGACAAGGGCAAGCGTTACCTCGACGGTCTCGCCGGCCTGTTCGTGGTCCAGGCGGGGCACGGCCGCGCAGAGCTGGCAGAGACTGCCGCGAAACAGGCCAAGGAACTGGCCTTCTTCCCGATCTGGTCCTACGCGCATCCGAGTGCCGTGGAACTAGCGGAACGGCTGGCGCACTACGCCCCCGGCGATCTCAACAAGGTCTTCTTCACCACTGGCGGTGGCGAAGCCGTGGAGACCGCCTGGAAGCTGGCGAAGCAGTACTTCAAGCTCGTCGGCAAGCCCACCAAGCACAAGGTCATCTCGCGCGCCGTCGCGTACCACGGCACGCCGCAGGGCGCCCTCTCCATCACGGGGCTGCCCGCGCTCAAAGCGCCCTTCGAACCGCTTGTGCCAGGCGCGCACAAAGTCCCGAACACCAACATCTATCGCGCACCGATCTTCGGGGACGATCCGGAGGCCTTCGGCCGCTGGGCAGCGGACCAGATAGAACAACAGATCCTCTTCGAGGGCCCGGACACGGTCGCGGCCGTCTTCCTCGAACCCGTACAGAACGCCGGCGGCTGTTTCCCTCCGCCGCCCGGCTACTTCCAGCGGGTACGAGAGATCTGCGACCAGTACGACGTGCTCCTGGTGTCGGACGAGGTCATCTGCGCCTTCGGCCGACTGGGCACGATGTTCGCCTGCGACAAGTTCGGCTACGTGCCCGACATGATCACCTGCGCCAAGGGCATGACCTCGGGCTACTCCCCCATCGGCGCGTGCGTCGTCTCCGACCGCCTGGCCGAGCCGTTCTACAAGGGTGACAACACGTTCCTGCACGGTTACACCTTCGGCGGCCACCCGGTTTCCGCCGCTGTCGGCGTAGCCAACCTCGACATCTTCGAGCGCGAGGGCCTCAACCAGCATGTCCTGGACAACGAAGGCGCGTTCCTCAGCACCCTCCAGAAACTGCACGACCTGCCCGTCGTCGGCGACGTCCGCGGTAACGGCTTCTTCTACGGCATCGAACTCGTCAAGGACAAGACAACCAAAGAATCCTTCACGGACGAGGAGTCGGAACGCGTCCTCTACGGCTTCGTCTCCAAAAAGCTCTTCGAATACGGCCTGTACTGCCGCGCCGACGACCGCGGCGACCCTGTCATCCAGCTGTCGCCGCCCCTCGTCTCGGATCAGTCGACGTTCGACGAGATCGAGTCGATCGTGCGGCAGGTCCTGACGGAGGCCTGGTCCAAGATCTGA
- a CDS encoding Lrp/AsnC family transcriptional regulator, whose protein sequence is MASRNAESRTGNGSPSLDAVSLGIIEQLQEDGRRPYAAIGKAVGLSEAAVRQRVQKLLDQGVMQIVAVTDPLTVGFRRQAMVGINVEGDLDPVSEALSAMEEVEYVVLTAGSFDLLVEIVCEDDDHLLEVINKRIRALPGVRSTESFVYLKLKKQTYMWGTR, encoded by the coding sequence GTGGCCAGTCGCAACGCAGAATCCAGGACCGGGAACGGTTCCCCCTCTCTCGATGCCGTTTCCCTGGGAATCATCGAGCAGCTTCAGGAGGACGGGCGGCGCCCCTACGCCGCCATCGGCAAAGCGGTGGGGCTCTCCGAGGCCGCCGTGCGCCAGCGCGTGCAGAAACTGCTCGATCAGGGCGTCATGCAGATCGTCGCCGTCACCGACCCGCTGACCGTGGGGTTCCGGCGTCAGGCGATGGTCGGCATCAACGTCGAAGGAGATCTCGATCCGGTCTCCGAGGCCCTGTCGGCCATGGAGGAAGTCGAGTACGTGGTGCTCACCGCGGGCTCCTTCGACCTGCTGGTGGAGATCGTCTGCGAGGACGACGACCACTTGCTCGAAGTGATCAACAAGCGCATCCGCGCCCTCCCCGGTGTGCGCTCCACCGAAAGCTTCGTCTACCTCAAGCTCAAGAAGCAGACCTACATGTGGGGAACCCGATAG